The Pontibacter pudoricolor genome contains a region encoding:
- a CDS encoding polysaccharide deacetylase family protein has translation MYHRVGIPDTDIWEMTVTPENFEQQLQALKKAGNVITLQELVDGLKANKLINNSIALTFDDGYADNYENAKPLLEMYNLPCTFFISSGLINKDEEFWWDELTSIIFKSQFLPGTISITINQTFINLNIRDEAALDEHQIARNASWRACTEPPPSLRCKLYLKLWQELKPLSYTEQRKELSKIRAWADHTLPSASKNKCMSALQLQDLARNELFDIGAHTVSHPELKKCSIKEQQFELENNREFLSRLTGRSINLLTYPYGDYSTDTIKVTADAGFDAAFTTQETPVTHHSQLYSLGRFQVPNLPMPEFERAINYWQQLK, from the coding sequence ATGTATCACCGCGTTGGTATACCTGATACAGATATATGGGAAATGACCGTCACTCCTGAGAATTTCGAGCAACAGTTGCAAGCCTTAAAAAAAGCAGGAAACGTTATTACGCTGCAGGAATTAGTAGATGGGCTAAAGGCCAATAAATTAATAAACAATAGCATAGCCCTTACATTCGACGACGGATACGCTGATAATTACGAAAACGCTAAACCGCTGCTTGAAATGTACAATCTGCCCTGTACATTTTTTATTTCTTCGGGCCTGATAAATAAAGACGAAGAATTCTGGTGGGACGAGCTAACCAGCATCATATTCAAATCCCAGTTCTTGCCCGGCACAATATCCATTACTATAAATCAAACCTTCATCAATCTGAATATTAGGGATGAGGCTGCTTTAGATGAACACCAGATAGCAAGAAATGCCTCCTGGAGAGCCTGTACAGAACCCCCACCTTCGTTGCGCTGTAAGCTATATCTGAAACTATGGCAGGAACTTAAACCACTGTCTTATACGGAGCAAAGAAAAGAGCTTAGCAAAATACGTGCATGGGCCGATCATACTTTACCCAGTGCCTCTAAGAACAAATGCATGTCCGCCCTACAGTTACAGGACCTGGCCCGCAATGAACTGTTTGATATAGGCGCTCACACAGTATCGCATCCGGAATTAAAGAAGTGCAGTATTAAGGAACAGCAGTTTGAACTTGAGAATAATAGAGAATTTCTTAGTCGATTAACAGGCAGATCGATAAATCTTCTAACATATCCGTATGGTGACTATAGTACCGATACTATAAAAGTTACAGCAGATGCCGGGTTCGACGCAGCCTTCACCACGCAGGAAACACCTGTAACGCATCACTCCCAACTCTATAGTTTGGGAAGGTTTCAGGTTCCGAATCTCCCGATGCCTGAGTTCGAGCGTGCAATAAACTATTGGCAACAGTTAAAGTAA
- a CDS encoding ABC transporter permease, translating to MPSTANKWEWQIDKSTSFWSHSPKELWAYRFLLAGLIKRQFLLNYQQTILGPLWIFFQPVLTLITYVMVFNKLIGISTGNLPPVVFYASGIILWNFFSDSFTGSSGTFKENAHIFSKVYFPRIVMPVSIVSTHFIRFLMQLLLFLMVIIYFSLFSDLQLQLSLWILALPVAITFIGLMALGLGLMCSLLTAKYRDLTNLVTLGIRLLMFVTPVIYPVTAIPERLRWVVQINPLTPLFELFRLSLFGEGYVTAPQVLYSTGIIVLILIGATLLFNKQCDKLIDIV from the coding sequence ATGCCTTCAACTGCTAATAAATGGGAATGGCAAATAGATAAATCAACCAGCTTCTGGAGCCATTCTCCAAAAGAGTTGTGGGCTTACCGGTTTCTACTAGCAGGTTTAATCAAGAGGCAGTTTCTACTAAATTATCAGCAAACCATCCTGGGCCCCCTTTGGATATTTTTCCAGCCCGTCCTGACATTAATAACCTATGTTATGGTTTTTAATAAGCTAATTGGTATTTCAACAGGCAATTTGCCACCAGTAGTATTTTATGCTTCAGGTATAATCTTATGGAATTTTTTCAGCGACAGCTTTACAGGCAGTTCCGGCACATTTAAAGAGAATGCGCATATTTTCAGTAAAGTATATTTTCCCCGAATTGTAATGCCTGTTTCAATTGTAAGCACTCACTTTATCAGATTTCTGATGCAGCTATTACTCTTCCTGATGGTGATTATATACTTTAGCTTATTCTCTGATTTACAGTTGCAGCTTAGTTTATGGATTCTTGCCTTACCAGTTGCAATAACATTTATTGGATTAATGGCTTTAGGGCTGGGTTTAATGTGCTCGCTGCTGACAGCAAAATACCGGGACCTAACAAACCTGGTAACATTGGGTATCCGCCTGCTTATGTTCGTAACTCCGGTAATTTATCCGGTTACTGCTATTCCGGAAAGGCTGCGCTGGGTGGTGCAAATTAATCCGCTTACCCCCCTATTTGAGCTCTTCCGTCTTTCCTTGTTCGGAGAAGGTTATGTTACCGCTCCTCAGGTACTTTATAGTACAGGTATTATTGTATTGATTCTGATCGGAGCCACATTACTTTTTAATAAGCAGTGTGATAAGCTGATTGATATAGTTTAA
- a CDS encoding glycosyltransferase family 2 protein, giving the protein MPILQEYSPLVSVIIPFFNEEVFLSEAIESVLAQKYTHWELILVDDGSTDRSATIAKEYARKSSSKIYYTEHAKHSNKGLSASRNQGIRQSRGELIAFLDADDVWLPDKLLNQVAIFYKYPDVSMVAEASLYWFSWCIPDKKDVLVTIGAPQNKDYSPMELLHYLYPLKKGAAPCPSGLLVSKQAIDRCGGFEENFAKEYQLYEDQAFLLKIYLKERVYISASCHNRYRQRAGSIVQKVKSDGHYDKVRMYFLEWMENYLNKERITNQDVHKLLRAALLPYRKPNTFYITVYLPVKVKGVIKKGLKRLLPSCLL; this is encoded by the coding sequence ATGCCTATACTACAGGAATATTCACCGCTGGTTTCCGTCATAATTCCTTTTTTTAATGAGGAAGTTTTTCTTTCTGAAGCTATAGAAAGTGTGCTGGCTCAAAAATATACGCATTGGGAATTGATTCTTGTGGATGATGGCTCCACCGACCGAAGTGCTACAATCGCGAAGGAATACGCAAGAAAATCAAGTTCCAAAATATACTATACTGAACATGCTAAACACAGCAACAAAGGGTTAAGCGCAAGTAGAAACCAGGGAATAAGGCAATCTCGGGGAGAACTCATCGCATTTCTTGATGCAGATGACGTCTGGCTACCTGACAAGCTACTGAACCAGGTAGCTATCTTTTATAAATATCCAGACGTTTCAATGGTTGCTGAAGCATCCCTTTACTGGTTTAGCTGGTGTATTCCTGACAAAAAAGATGTACTTGTAACGATTGGTGCGCCACAAAATAAAGACTACAGCCCTATGGAACTGCTCCATTATCTGTACCCCCTGAAAAAAGGTGCAGCCCCCTGCCCTTCCGGCTTACTCGTATCAAAACAGGCTATTGACAGGTGTGGAGGATTTGAGGAGAATTTCGCAAAAGAATACCAGTTGTACGAAGACCAGGCTTTTCTTCTTAAAATTTATTTAAAAGAGCGGGTATACATTTCCGCTTCCTGCCACAACCGGTACAGGCAACGAGCCGGATCTATTGTGCAGAAAGTAAAATCTGATGGTCATTACGATAAGGTGCGTATGTACTTTCTGGAATGGATGGAGAATTATTTAAACAAGGAGCGCATAACCAACCAGGACGTACATAAACTTTTAAGGGCTGCGCTTCTGCCGTACCGGAAACCAAATACTTTTTATATTACCGTATATCTGCCTGTAAAAGTGAAAGGAGTCATTAAAAAAGGGTTGAAAAGATTACTGCCATCATGCCTGCTTTAA
- a CDS encoding glycosyltransferase family 2 protein translates to MKIQPPYHIRHIYLQEAPAPIYSHPLTTGSYLVFWWNDIALGDLYLEPNRKLSEKGYYKIIKQAILPALRFYASGQQHLQPDWNKLLPDDNYKAWITTLEAVFLNYTSAIVAARVPVSVIICTHNRARQLQQCLTNLSKLACLAAEIIVVDNAPLDEATELIVKQFTYAGNMVYVRESRKGLDIARNTGLKHAAYPIVAFVDDDVAVHRLWLHHVWESFKNPAIAAMTGLVLASELQTEAQCIFEKHWSFNRGYADKVYTKRFLFKTHAQGPPVWEIGAGANMAFRKNVLKATGTFNELLDAGAAGCSGDSELWYRLLLHGYTIHYNPRAIVFHQHRKDIRSLRKQIFYYMRGHAAAALIQQKQYKRAAYTQHLVRLLFKGYPRSILKGFPGYRYRYTTLWAQMSGVLSGLIFYYKNR, encoded by the coding sequence ATGAAAATCCAGCCGCCATATCATATCAGACATATCTACCTTCAGGAGGCTCCGGCACCAATTTATAGTCATCCGTTGACTACTGGGAGCTACCTTGTTTTCTGGTGGAATGATATTGCCTTAGGAGATCTGTACCTGGAGCCAAACAGAAAGCTTTCGGAAAAAGGGTATTATAAAATCATAAAGCAGGCCATACTTCCTGCTCTCCGGTTTTATGCCAGTGGGCAACAGCATTTACAGCCCGATTGGAACAAGTTACTTCCTGATGACAACTATAAAGCCTGGATCACCACGCTAGAGGCTGTTTTCTTAAATTATACTTCAGCTATAGTTGCTGCGCGCGTACCTGTGTCGGTAATCATCTGCACACATAACAGGGCTCGCCAGTTGCAGCAGTGTTTAACAAACCTAAGCAAACTTGCCTGCCTTGCGGCAGAAATTATAGTTGTAGACAATGCTCCTTTAGATGAGGCTACTGAGCTGATAGTAAAGCAATTCACATATGCTGGCAACATGGTATATGTAAGAGAGTCTCGAAAGGGCCTCGACATTGCCCGGAATACAGGTTTGAAGCATGCAGCCTATCCTATTGTGGCTTTTGTAGATGATGATGTAGCTGTACACCGCCTTTGGCTGCACCACGTGTGGGAGTCTTTTAAGAACCCTGCAATTGCTGCCATGACGGGCTTGGTACTAGCCTCTGAGTTGCAAACGGAGGCCCAATGTATTTTTGAAAAACACTGGAGCTTCAACCGGGGCTATGCTGATAAGGTTTACACCAAAAGATTTTTATTCAAAACACATGCTCAAGGGCCACCGGTTTGGGAAATTGGTGCAGGGGCAAACATGGCATTCAGAAAGAATGTACTGAAAGCTACAGGCACTTTTAACGAATTACTGGACGCAGGGGCAGCAGGATGTAGCGGTGATTCAGAACTATGGTACCGGCTTTTGTTGCACGGTTATACGATACACTACAACCCCAGAGCCATAGTATTCCATCAGCACAGAAAGGATATCAGAAGCTTAAGAAAGCAGATATTCTATTACATGCGCGGCCATGCTGCAGCAGCTCTTATTCAGCAGAAGCAATACAAAAGGGCTGCTTACACGCAGCACTTGGTCAGGTTACTGTTTAAAGGCTACCCTCGTTCTATACTTAAAGGTTTTCCGGGCTACCGCTACAGGTACACCACCCTTTGGGCGCAGATGAGCGGAGTACTGTCAGGGCTAATCTTTTACTATAAAAACAGGTAA
- a CDS encoding glycosyltransferase, with product MQPASHKSLNPLVTVIIPCYNHALYLHKAIKSVINQTYNNIEIIVVDDGSTDNTQTVATSYHAVTYVYQQNQGLSAARNTGIKKSNGSYLVFLDADDWLYPKGIEINVGYMQANNDVAFISGTFDAIYIQENKIREGVVEVNSDHYCRLLQCNYIGMIATVLFQRWVFDEFSYDVTLKNCEDYDLFLKIARKYKIYHHLNKIAAYRIHTSNMSTNIPDMLNGVLRIQQRQKEHLLDEKEIKAFKAGRRIWKNYYCNELYRNLLHRKEPPAKAELETLLKNKPAYYIKYNIVANTTKLKTAAKAMAPDYSLRWLHKLGVYKKYVPKIRKVNLGDLDRTTPFSTEFGYDRGGPIDRYYIENFLELEQENIKDRVLEIGDNEYTLCFGRERVSQSDILHVDASNPNATFIGDISNAPDIPDNLFDCIILTQTLHLIYDVQGALRTCHRILKPGGTLLLTVPGITPIDHGQWKDIWYWSFTAQAMRKLLQDTFSGAITVNSYGNVLAATSFLYGLGLPEISKEKLIPNDPHYQVIISVKATKKDIS from the coding sequence ATGCAGCCAGCTTCTCACAAATCTCTTAATCCGTTGGTTACGGTTATTATCCCGTGCTATAACCATGCTTTATACCTGCATAAGGCTATAAAAAGTGTAATAAACCAGACGTATAACAACATTGAAATAATTGTGGTAGACGATGGATCTACAGATAACACGCAGACAGTTGCTACAAGCTACCATGCCGTCACATATGTTTACCAACAGAATCAAGGCCTTTCAGCAGCACGGAACACGGGTATAAAAAAAAGCAATGGCAGCTATCTGGTTTTTCTGGATGCCGACGACTGGCTCTACCCGAAAGGCATTGAAATTAATGTAGGGTACATGCAGGCAAACAACGATGTTGCTTTTATATCCGGGACTTTTGATGCCATTTATATCCAGGAAAATAAGATAAGAGAAGGTGTTGTCGAAGTAAACTCCGATCACTACTGTCGCCTACTTCAATGCAACTACATAGGTATGATCGCAACGGTACTTTTCCAACGGTGGGTGTTTGATGAGTTTTCCTATGATGTCACCTTAAAGAACTGTGAAGATTATGACTTGTTCCTAAAGATTGCGAGAAAATACAAAATTTACCATCACCTGAATAAAATAGCGGCCTACCGGATACATACTTCAAACATGTCAACAAACATACCCGACATGCTTAATGGAGTGCTTCGTATTCAACAAAGGCAAAAAGAACACTTACTGGACGAAAAGGAAATAAAAGCTTTTAAGGCTGGTCGTAGAATATGGAAGAACTATTACTGCAACGAACTTTACAGGAATTTACTTCACAGAAAAGAACCGCCGGCAAAGGCGGAACTGGAGACTCTTTTAAAGAATAAACCTGCTTATTACATCAAATACAACATAGTTGCTAATACCACCAAACTGAAAACTGCAGCTAAAGCAATGGCCCCTGACTATAGTTTAAGATGGCTACACAAATTAGGGGTATACAAAAAGTATGTACCTAAAATCAGGAAAGTTAACCTGGGCGACCTTGACCGCACTACTCCATTCAGTACAGAGTTTGGCTATGACCGGGGAGGTCCGATAGACAGGTATTATATTGAAAACTTTTTGGAACTGGAGCAAGAGAACATCAAAGACAGAGTGCTTGAAATTGGAGACAATGAGTACACACTCTGTTTCGGACGAGAAAGAGTTAGTCAGAGTGATATTCTGCATGTAGATGCCAGCAACCCGAATGCTACTTTTATTGGTGACATCAGTAATGCCCCGGATATTCCGGATAATTTATTTGACTGCATTATCCTGACCCAAACACTTCATCTGATTTATGATGTTCAGGGAGCATTAAGAACTTGCCACCGTATACTAAAGCCCGGAGGTACCTTACTCCTCACCGTTCCAGGCATCACGCCTATTGACCATGGGCAGTGGAAAGATATCTGGTATTGGTCTTTCACTGCACAAGCTATGCGGAAGCTGCTACAGGACACTTTCTCCGGAGCAATAACAGTTAATTCCTATGGCAATGTACTTGCCGCCACATCTTTTCTGTATGGACTTGGCCTTCCCGAAATATCAAAAGAAAAGCTTATACCCAACGACCCGCATTATCAGGTAATAATTTCAGTTAAAGCCACTAAAAAGGATATCTCATGA
- a CDS encoding ABC transporter ATP-binding protein, translating to MPEVVITVEHLYKMYRLGSIGTGSFRQDLQRWWTSSVLNKQDPFFQLGDEPDTGKYSQHIMALQDVSFEVSQGDAIGIIGSNGSGKSTLLKIISRIVRPTEGVVKGKGKVSSLLEVGTGFHQELSGRENIYISGYILGMSKPEIKRKFDEIVAFSGVEKFIDTPVKRYSSGMYVRLAFAVAAHLEPDILIVDEVLAVGDADFQKKCLGKMREVSQSSGRTILFVSHSMQAIKNLCDKAIWLNKGRMQAFGHVPEVINKYLNNNQKTNFKQSWVNPEEAPGNSWIRMKSVELIPKLEYSENILDIRTPLLIKFQFWSMKEDIVLSSGLLLFSISGECIFDLPSPTILSHKGVMEGECLIPGDFLNDGSYYISLNFVKDTSVPLFDFDECLSFDLQDYRGEIQWYGKWWGTVRPKFPFCIKQADMVQK from the coding sequence ATGCCAGAAGTAGTCATAACAGTAGAACATCTATACAAAATGTATCGCCTGGGATCCATTGGCACTGGTTCTTTCAGGCAAGATCTGCAACGCTGGTGGACTTCTTCTGTCCTGAATAAGCAGGACCCTTTTTTTCAGTTGGGAGATGAACCCGACACTGGTAAGTATTCACAACATATCATGGCGTTACAGGATGTGAGTTTTGAAGTAAGTCAAGGTGATGCTATAGGTATAATTGGCAGTAATGGTTCCGGCAAGTCAACCTTACTAAAGATAATTTCAAGAATTGTGCGGCCAACTGAAGGTGTTGTAAAAGGGAAAGGGAAAGTTAGCAGCCTTCTGGAAGTTGGTACAGGTTTTCACCAGGAATTGTCCGGTCGGGAGAACATATACATAAGCGGCTACATTTTAGGAATGAGCAAGCCCGAGATAAAGCGAAAGTTTGATGAAATCGTCGCATTCTCAGGGGTTGAAAAATTTATTGACACACCTGTTAAGCGGTATTCATCGGGGATGTATGTCCGGTTAGCTTTCGCTGTCGCGGCCCACCTGGAGCCGGATATCTTAATTGTAGACGAAGTACTGGCAGTAGGCGATGCTGATTTTCAAAAGAAGTGTTTAGGCAAAATGAGGGAAGTTTCCCAATCAAGTGGAAGAACAATTCTGTTTGTCAGCCACAGCATGCAGGCCATTAAAAACTTATGTGATAAAGCCATCTGGCTAAACAAAGGCCGAATGCAGGCATTTGGACATGTACCAGAAGTCATAAATAAGTACCTGAATAACAACCAGAAAACAAACTTCAAGCAGAGTTGGGTCAATCCTGAGGAAGCCCCTGGTAATAGCTGGATACGTATGAAGTCGGTAGAACTAATCCCCAAACTGGAGTACTCTGAAAACATCCTGGATATACGAACCCCTCTTCTGATTAAATTTCAATTCTGGAGCATGAAAGAGGATATAGTGCTTAGTTCTGGTTTACTATTATTCTCTATCAGCGGAGAGTGTATTTTCGACCTTCCCTCTCCTACTATCCTGAGCCATAAAGGTGTTATGGAGGGGGAATGCCTTATTCCGGGCGATTTCTTAAATGATGGTTCATATTATATTTCCCTGAATTTTGTAAAAGACACTTCTGTGCCTTTGTTTGATTTTGATGAGTGTCTGTCTTTTGACTTGCAGGACTACCGTGGTGAAATACAATGGTATGGAAAATGGTGGGGTACAGTCCGTCCTAAATTCCCTTTCTGCATTAAACAAGCAGATATGGTCCAGAAATAA
- a CDS encoding glycosyltransferase family 2 protein — protein MIPVYNCGQFIAEALNSVLEQGLSEKEMQIEVVDDDSTDIDVESLVRQVGKGRVRYYRQPKNVGSLKNFTTCINRAEGRLIHLLHGDDKVKPGYYNKILELFKKYPQAGAAFTRYSCIDENGKKLQDKSPEMAQEGILKNWLLTIGERQRVQYAAITVRRDVYERLGGFIGPTYGEDWEMWVRIAKHFPIAYSPAILADYRMHTSSISGRKFLTGEYLQDLYYAMLLIQKHLPQDKKKSILNKSRKYYAAYGIKIAEKLWNTLHDKQVVKAQIRQALNLHSSLKLYVLIGILYYKITFNSA, from the coding sequence ATGATTCCAGTATACAATTGCGGTCAGTTTATAGCAGAAGCCTTGAACAGTGTGTTAGAGCAGGGACTTTCGGAGAAGGAAATGCAGATAGAAGTGGTAGATGATGACAGTACTGACATTGATGTTGAGTCCCTGGTTCGCCAGGTTGGAAAGGGAAGAGTAAGATACTATAGACAACCAAAGAACGTAGGCAGCCTGAAGAACTTCACAACTTGCATTAACCGGGCTGAGGGTAGACTGATTCACCTGTTACATGGTGATGACAAAGTTAAACCGGGATATTACAACAAGATACTCGAGCTGTTTAAGAAATACCCCCAGGCAGGTGCCGCTTTTACACGGTATAGTTGCATAGATGAAAACGGCAAAAAACTACAGGATAAAAGCCCTGAAATGGCGCAAGAGGGAATACTGAAAAACTGGTTACTAACTATAGGAGAGAGACAACGCGTACAATACGCAGCCATAACAGTTAGACGTGACGTCTACGAACGGCTTGGCGGGTTTATAGGACCGACTTATGGCGAGGATTGGGAAATGTGGGTAAGAATTGCAAAACATTTCCCTATTGCCTACTCTCCGGCTATTTTAGCTGATTACCGGATGCATACAAGCTCCATATCAGGTAGAAAGTTCCTGACAGGGGAATACCTGCAGGACTTGTATTACGCCATGCTGCTAATTCAGAAACACCTGCCGCAAGACAAAAAGAAAAGCATCCTTAACAAGTCAAGAAAATATTATGCGGCTTACGGCATTAAAATAGCAGAAAAGCTCTGGAATACGCTTCATGATAAACAAGTTGTAAAGGCACAGATAAGACAAGCTCTGAACCTGCACAGCAGCCTGAAGCTATATGTACTGATCGGGATACTTTATTACAAAATTACATTTAACAGTGCATGA
- a CDS encoding glycosyltransferase family 2 protein produces the protein MPALTVLMPVYNAEKFLSEAIDSILEQTFQDFEFIIIDDGSSDKSASIIQSYSDPRIRFYTNKENEGISATLNKGIKLAEAPWIARMDADDISYPDRLEKQMTYLEANPDCAMVSTLTRVISETGDVLWVDRIRSEHFYYNLAFICWIYHPTVLFSKTAVQEAGMYTATYSEDFELFWQISRRYKIYNLPTILLDYRVTDQSLHQVLKKTEYEIAQQEQVLRNLRYYAGSNYTLPSSFIACFRHNFEPLKKELNLHKIIACIKELDFLTECILSRDNPNYDAVAIRTAAMYKKHYILSNLSDGLPIMQKAYLWLRLESFRTILKLLKSGLITNVKACSVPDKTVNNALKSALNQPLHNINHRI, from the coding sequence ATGCCTGCTTTAACTGTTCTTATGCCTGTTTATAACGCTGAAAAATTTCTGTCTGAAGCAATAGACAGTATTTTGGAACAGACATTTCAGGACTTTGAATTTATTATTATTGACGACGGTTCCAGCGATAAAAGTGCTTCTATTATACAGTCTTACTCCGACCCGCGCATACGTTTCTATACTAACAAAGAGAATGAAGGTATTTCTGCAACTCTTAATAAAGGTATAAAATTGGCTGAGGCACCGTGGATAGCTCGAATGGATGCTGACGATATTAGTTACCCGGACAGACTTGAAAAGCAAATGACCTATCTGGAAGCTAACCCTGATTGCGCAATGGTCTCGACACTAACACGAGTAATTTCAGAAACAGGGGATGTACTATGGGTAGACCGGATCAGGAGCGAACATTTTTATTATAACCTGGCTTTCATCTGCTGGATATATCATCCGACTGTATTATTCAGTAAAACGGCAGTACAGGAAGCAGGTATGTATACGGCAACTTATTCCGAAGACTTCGAGCTTTTTTGGCAAATTTCCAGAAGATATAAGATATATAACCTCCCAACTATACTGTTAGACTACCGTGTAACAGACCAAAGCCTGCATCAGGTACTAAAAAAGACAGAATATGAGATAGCGCAACAAGAGCAGGTGCTTAGAAATCTGCGCTATTATGCCGGGAGCAACTATACTTTGCCTAGCAGTTTTATAGCTTGTTTCAGGCATAACTTTGAACCCCTGAAAAAAGAGCTGAACCTACACAAAATCATTGCATGTATTAAAGAGTTAGACTTTTTAACTGAGTGTATACTTTCAAGAGACAATCCTAATTACGATGCTGTGGCTATCAGAACAGCTGCTATGTACAAGAAACATTACATACTCTCAAACTTATCGGATGGCCTGCCGATAATGCAGAAAGCCTACCTTTGGCTAAGGCTGGAATCATTTAGAACCATTTTAAAACTCCTGAAAAGTGGTTTAATCACTAATGTAAAAGCTTGTTCCGTCCCGGATAAAACCGTCAATAATGCCCTTAAGTCTGCTTTAAATCAGCCTTTACATAATATAAATCATAGAATATAA